From the Chthoniobacterales bacterium genome, one window contains:
- a CDS encoding TIR domain-containing protein — MPRSKGPQYDVALSFAGEDRRHAKRLAELLNAVGCRTFYDKHEQANLVGKDLYQHLSQIYSQMAQFCVIFMSKHYVKKLWTRHELRAAQERAFKERREYILPIRLDDTPVPGVLKTVSYVNFRQTGPEEAALIILQKLAALSKVVPLPAVGDVFHDPGKLTSFVQYCDLLKELIKSARRLLITYVAIGGSEDLFFLKPSISWFALQRDLIQRSCLEVERVLFVDAHAFRHDWNYRWKLQRIYASLSAFTRPTLRVTAIDLATGRHPVDLQIIQSKRKPTILIVPETQSTWTMHSHIQWHVFRASKDRTVIKKAHDLFEHYLRLPDHSKYLATPAPRTLSPKAVILPARWCKL, encoded by the coding sequence ATGCCCAGATCCAAGGGTCCCCAATACGATGTCGCTCTGTCTTTTGCGGGAGAAGACCGACGGCACGCCAAACGTCTGGCCGAGCTTCTCAACGCCGTCGGATGCCGAACTTTCTATGACAAGCATGAACAGGCAAACCTCGTTGGTAAGGACCTTTATCAGCATTTGTCACAGATCTACAGCCAAATGGCTCAGTTCTGCGTCATTTTCATGTCCAAGCACTATGTCAAAAAACTTTGGACCAGACACGAATTGCGCGCAGCGCAAGAGCGAGCCTTTAAGGAACGCCGCGAGTATATTCTTCCAATTCGACTAGATGATACGCCCGTCCCCGGCGTCTTGAAGACGGTTTCCTATGTAAACTTTCGCCAGACTGGCCCTGAAGAAGCGGCGTTAATAATCCTCCAAAAACTCGCGGCTCTCAGTAAGGTTGTTCCATTGCCAGCGGTCGGGGATGTTTTTCATGATCCTGGAAAGTTAACGTCGTTTGTCCAGTATTGCGACCTTCTTAAAGAGCTAATCAAATCGGCGAGACGTTTGCTCATCACGTATGTTGCCATTGGCGGGAGCGAAGACCTCTTCTTTTTGAAACCATCTATAAGCTGGTTCGCACTGCAACGTGATCTGATTCAGCGATCGTGTCTCGAGGTAGAACGCGTCCTATTCGTGGATGCGCACGCCTTCAGGCACGATTGGAACTATCGATGGAAACTTCAGCGAATCTACGCGTCTCTCTCCGCGTTTACGCGTCCCACCCTACGCGTTACCGCAATCGATTTGGCCACAGGCAGGCATCCGGTGGACTTGCAGATCATTCAATCCAAACGTAAGCCGACGATTTTGATTGTTCCGGAAACACAATCTACTTGGACGATGCACTCGCATATTCAATGGCATGTATTTCGGGCAAGCAAAGATCGCACCGTCATCAAGAAAGCCCACGATCTATTCGAGCATTACCTTCGGTTGCCGGATCACTCCAAATATCTGGCAACGCCTGCACCAAGGACGCTTTCGCCCAAAGCTGTGATTCTCCCCGCGCGCTGGTGTAAGCTATAA
- a CDS encoding replication-associated recombination protein A — protein MQDLFHAAEEEKSEGVSASAPLAARMRPRTLEEFVGQEHILGPGKLLRRAIEADRLPSVILSGPPGTGKTTLAHVIADMTHAKFERLSGVESNVAEMRKVVASAQNRLRSADRKTILFVDEIHHFNKAQQDILLPDVESGNLRLIGATTYNPFFYVNSALVSRSQVFQLEPLKVEQLEQLIDRALADKERGLGNYNVRIDADARTHLAKLSDGDARKCLNALEVGVLTTPPDKKGVIHFTLAVAEDSIQQKAVVYDKKGDAHYDTISAFIKSMRASDEKSAIYWLAKMLHAGEDYRFIARRIVIFASEDVGLGDPEALPLAIAAQHAVEFVGMPEARIPLAHATSYMCRAKKSREAYEALGAATEEIENERTQRVPENLKNKHFPVNPER, from the coding sequence GTGCAGGATTTGTTTCATGCTGCCGAAGAAGAAAAGAGCGAAGGAGTTAGCGCCTCCGCTCCCCTCGCCGCCCGCATGCGCCCGCGCACGCTCGAGGAGTTCGTCGGGCAGGAACATATCCTCGGGCCGGGAAAACTTTTGCGGCGCGCGATCGAGGCAGATCGCTTGCCGTCGGTAATCCTGTCGGGACCGCCCGGCACCGGAAAAACCACCCTCGCTCATGTCATCGCCGACATGACTCATGCGAAGTTCGAGCGTTTGAGTGGCGTTGAAAGCAATGTTGCCGAAATGCGGAAAGTAGTCGCGTCCGCCCAGAACCGGCTCCGATCCGCGGACCGAAAGACGATTCTGTTCGTCGACGAGATCCATCATTTCAATAAGGCCCAGCAGGACATCCTTCTGCCCGACGTCGAGAGTGGAAACCTCCGGTTGATCGGCGCTACGACTTACAACCCGTTTTTCTACGTCAACAGTGCGCTGGTCTCGCGCTCCCAGGTTTTTCAACTGGAGCCGCTCAAGGTCGAACAACTCGAGCAGCTCATCGATCGCGCCCTCGCGGACAAGGAACGCGGCCTCGGCAATTACAACGTCAGGATCGACGCCGACGCGCGCACCCATCTCGCCAAGCTGAGCGATGGCGACGCTCGGAAATGCCTCAACGCTCTCGAGGTCGGCGTGCTAACCACGCCGCCCGACAAGAAAGGCGTCATTCATTTTACCCTCGCCGTCGCCGAAGACAGCATCCAGCAAAAGGCGGTTGTCTACGACAAGAAGGGCGACGCGCACTACGACACAATCAGCGCTTTCATCAAGAGCATGCGTGCTTCCGATGAAAAGAGCGCGATCTACTGGCTCGCCAAGATGCTCCATGCCGGCGAGGACTACCGCTTCATCGCGCGGCGGATCGTGATTTTCGCCAGCGAGGATGTAGGACTGGGCGACCCGGAAGCGCTGCCCTTGGCGATCGCCGCGCAGCACGCCGTCGAATTCGTTGGAATGCCGGAGGCGCGCATTCCCCTCGCCCACGCCACGTCCTACATGTGCCGCGCGAAAAAGAGCCGCGAAGCCTACGAAGCGCTCGGCGCCGCGACCGAGGAAATCGAGAACGAACGCACTCAGCGCGTTCCTGAAAACCTGAAAAACAAACACTTCCCCGTGAACCCCGAACGGTGA
- a CDS encoding PAS domain S-box protein gives MEPTPNVKTLGGDAQASLEELARGAEASERLAAIIESSDDAIVSKDLNGIITSWNAGAQQLFGYSADEIVGKSILTLIPPERQHEEPGILARIRRGERIDHYETVRRKKDGTLFDISVTVSPLKDKTGKIIGASKIARDISDRIRNERWRTAQYSVASLLAGSSSISEAGPRIIEATAAVGDWVAGSIWLRQEEPEALECKTTWHQELPGLSDFAATTKATRLKTDEGLPGRVLTARKTLWFDDLAHDPNFPRAPAAAAAHLGGAFAFPLMAEGEVNGVLELFSPKAIKPDRDLLALMELLGSQIGLFIHRRKLDAELKRQKEAAESANAAKDRFLATLSHELRTPLTPILIWAGGMVKDPSLSPEVAEGLEMVCRNVELEARLIDDLLDLTRIARGKLNLHLRKSDAHELLNHTTEIVRDEISSRKLKLSLELTATNHMVMADESRLQQVFWNLLKNASKFTPREGHVTVRTSNPQPHALHVEIRDTGIGIETDNLEKIFEAFEQGSTRREGLGLGLAISKAIVEMHRGSIRAFSEGPGKGARFLIDLQTAA, from the coding sequence ATGGAACCGACGCCAAATGTGAAAACTCTCGGAGGGGACGCCCAAGCCTCGCTTGAGGAACTTGCCCGGGGGGCCGAAGCGAGCGAGCGCCTGGCCGCGATCATCGAGTCCTCCGATGACGCGATTGTGAGCAAAGATCTCAACGGCATCATCACCAGTTGGAACGCCGGAGCGCAGCAGCTTTTTGGTTACTCGGCGGACGAAATTGTGGGCAAATCGATTCTCACCCTCATTCCACCGGAGCGACAACACGAAGAGCCCGGCATCCTGGCCCGGATTCGCCGCGGCGAACGGATCGACCATTACGAAACGGTTCGCCGCAAGAAAGACGGCACGTTGTTCGACATTTCGGTCACGGTGTCGCCGCTGAAAGACAAGACGGGCAAGATCATCGGCGCGTCGAAGATCGCGCGCGACATTTCGGACCGCATCCGAAACGAGCGATGGCGCACGGCCCAATATTCGGTGGCGAGCCTGCTGGCTGGTTCGTCGTCGATTTCCGAGGCGGGCCCGCGCATCATCGAGGCCACCGCGGCGGTAGGCGACTGGGTGGCCGGTTCGATCTGGCTGCGCCAGGAGGAGCCGGAAGCCCTTGAGTGCAAAACCACCTGGCACCAGGAGTTGCCCGGCCTTTCGGATTTTGCCGCGACCACAAAAGCGACCCGCCTCAAGACCGACGAAGGCCTGCCGGGTCGGGTGTTGACCGCCCGAAAAACCCTTTGGTTCGACGACCTGGCCCACGACCCAAACTTTCCCCGCGCCCCCGCCGCCGCCGCCGCGCACCTCGGCGGGGCGTTCGCGTTTCCGCTGATGGCCGAAGGAGAAGTGAACGGCGTGCTCGAATTGTTTAGTCCAAAAGCAATCAAGCCGGACCGCGATCTTTTGGCTCTGATGGAGCTGCTCGGCAGCCAGATCGGGCTTTTCATTCACCGGCGAAAACTCGACGCGGAATTGAAGCGGCAAAAGGAAGCGGCTGAATCAGCCAACGCCGCCAAAGATCGTTTTCTCGCGACGCTCAGCCATGAATTACGCACCCCGCTGACGCCGATTCTCATTTGGGCTGGCGGGATGGTAAAAGACCCATCGCTTTCGCCGGAGGTCGCGGAAGGGCTCGAGATGGTTTGCCGGAATGTCGAGCTGGAGGCCCGGCTCATCGATGATCTTCTCGATTTGACCCGGATCGCCCGCGGAAAATTGAATCTCCATCTTCGCAAATCCGACGCTCACGAGCTCTTGAACCACACCACCGAGATCGTGCGGGACGAAATTTCCTCGCGAAAGCTCAAGCTGTCGCTGGAACTCACTGCCACGAATCACATGGTAATGGCCGACGAATCGCGGTTACAACAGGTGTTCTGGAACCTGCTCAAGAATGCCTCGAAATTTACGCCGCGAGAGGGGCACGTCACCGTCCGCACTTCCAATCCGCAACCGCACGCTCTGCACGTCGAGATTCGCGATACGGGGATTGGCATCGAGACGGACAATCTCGAGAAAATCTTCGAGGCGTTTGAACAAGGCAGCACCCGGCGAGAAGGCCTGGGCCTCGGCCTCGCAATCAGCAAAGCCATTGTGGAAATGCATCGCGGCTCGATCCGCGCGTTCAGCGAAGGGCCCGGCAAAGGCGCGCGGTTCCTGATCGATTTGCAGACCGCGGCCTGA
- a CDS encoding N-acetylmuramoyl-L-alanine amidase-like domain-containing protein: MRKTVLGISFFFMGLAWATADSLPFSTVFKGRDKFDAIVARAKAGNWAALPLGERTVTIGKEMVGTRYKNYTLEIDNRIEAPSVNFLGLDCWTFFETALGMSRMMAEPSENWTPERLLHYVELDRYRGGTCTGEYLSRLHYLEDWLADNDRRGLVNDLTRSLGGVSVPHSAREMTVGWRHYRYLAANRSLLGPLGQMEARVSSRPLYQIPKSRVASIEGKLQSGDVIGIISRDGRHLFSTSHVGLALRQPDGSLHFMHASAPHNYGRVVIDSTLSSYLYHFSTHSGILVARPIK; this comes from the coding sequence ATGCGAAAGACGGTTTTGGGTATCTCATTCTTTTTCATGGGGCTGGCCTGGGCGACCGCGGATTCGCTGCCGTTTTCCACCGTGTTCAAGGGACGCGACAAATTCGACGCGATCGTGGCCAGGGCGAAGGCAGGAAACTGGGCTGCGCTGCCGCTGGGCGAGCGGACCGTGACCATAGGCAAGGAAATGGTGGGGACGCGCTACAAGAATTACACCCTGGAGATTGATAACCGGATCGAGGCGCCCTCGGTGAACTTTCTCGGATTAGATTGCTGGACGTTCTTCGAAACCGCGCTGGGGATGTCGCGAATGATGGCGGAACCTTCCGAGAACTGGACGCCGGAACGACTTCTTCATTACGTCGAGCTCGATCGGTATCGGGGCGGAACTTGCACCGGGGAATATTTGTCGCGGCTTCACTACCTGGAGGATTGGCTCGCGGACAATGATCGGCGCGGCCTGGTCAACGACCTGACGCGGAGCCTGGGGGGCGTGAGTGTTCCGCACTCGGCCCGCGAAATGACGGTAGGCTGGCGGCATTACCGCTACCTGGCGGCAAATCGATCGTTATTGGGACCATTAGGCCAAATGGAAGCCCGGGTGTCGAGCCGGCCGCTCTACCAGATTCCGAAAAGCCGGGTGGCGTCGATCGAAGGGAAGCTCCAGAGCGGCGACGTGATCGGAATCATCTCGCGGGATGGCCGGCATTTGTTTTCCACTTCGCATGTCGGTCTGGCGCTCCGCCAACCAGATGGGTCGCTTCATTTCATGCACGCCTCAGCGCCGCACAATTATGGGCGAGTGGTGATTGATTCGACCCTGTCGAGCTACCTCTACCACTTCAGCACCCATTCCGGGATTCTGGTGGCGCGGCCGATCAAGTGA